One region of Acidovorax sp. T1 genomic DNA includes:
- a CDS encoding ABC transporter ATP-binding protein encodes MTGEAINPLLQVRDLSVRFGAKEVVRSASFSIAPGEKLALVGESGSGKTITALSLLRLAGDAKISGKALLRGRDLLSLSEREMRGIRGGDIAMVFQEPMTALNPLMTIGQQIAEVLALKKALSPAQCAQAAIELLAKTGIPEPGRRAGSFPHQLSGGQRQRAMIAMALASEPALLLADEPTTALDVTLRGQILDLLSDLQRKSGMAVLLITHDLNLVRRFADRVAVMEQGVLVEQGRVADVFGAPQHDYTRRLIASLPRRDVVEGHAPAGTAPVMKTQDLRVAYPTPLPGVRGWFKKGEFVAVQGATLQLLPGRTLGVVGESGSGKSTLALAILGLLPHGGALAVAGQGWQQPATRNTPANQQLRRKVQVVFQDPFSSLSPRLTVEEIVGEGLKVHEAALSVAARRTRVEAALNEVGLTEAQYPGLLARYPHEFSGGQRQRLAIARALIVQPQVLVLDEPTSALDVTIQQQVLGLLQRLQRDKGLSYLLITHDVDVIRAMAHDVLVMKDGAVVEHGTVAQVLDAPQHPYTQRLVAAATVPEVATEF; translated from the coding sequence ATGACGGGCGAAGCCATCAACCCGCTGCTCCAGGTGCGCGACCTCTCCGTGCGCTTTGGCGCCAAAGAGGTGGTGCGCAGCGCCAGCTTCAGCATCGCGCCCGGCGAAAAGCTGGCCCTGGTGGGTGAATCGGGCTCGGGCAAAACCATCACGGCACTCAGCCTGCTGCGCCTGGCGGGTGATGCCAAAATCAGCGGCAAGGCCTTGCTGCGCGGGCGCGACCTGCTCTCATTGTCAGAGCGCGAGATGCGCGGCATTCGCGGCGGCGACATCGCCATGGTGTTCCAGGAGCCCATGACGGCGCTCAACCCGCTGATGACCATCGGCCAGCAGATTGCCGAGGTTTTAGCGCTCAAAAAGGCATTGAGCCCCGCCCAGTGTGCGCAAGCAGCTATTGAACTGCTAGCAAAAACCGGCATCCCCGAGCCCGGGCGCCGCGCGGGCAGCTTTCCGCACCAGTTGAGCGGCGGCCAGCGCCAGCGCGCCATGATCGCCATGGCCCTGGCCAGCGAGCCCGCGCTGCTGCTGGCCGACGAGCCCACCACGGCGCTCGACGTCACGCTGCGCGGTCAGATTCTCGACCTGCTGTCCGACCTGCAGCGCAAAAGCGGCATGGCCGTGCTGCTCATCACGCATGACCTGAACCTGGTGCGCCGCTTTGCCGACCGCGTGGCCGTGATGGAGCAGGGCGTGCTGGTGGAACAGGGCCGCGTGGCCGATGTGTTTGGCGCCCCGCAACACGATTACACCCGCCGCCTGATCGCCAGCCTGCCCCGGCGCGATGTGGTCGAGGGCCATGCGCCCGCAGGCACCGCCCCGGTGATGAAGACGCAGGATTTGCGCGTGGCTTACCCCACCCCCTTGCCCGGTGTGCGCGGCTGGTTCAAAAAAGGCGAATTCGTGGCCGTGCAGGGCGCCACGCTGCAACTGTTGCCCGGCCGCACGCTGGGCGTGGTGGGCGAATCGGGCTCGGGCAAGTCCACGCTGGCGCTGGCCATATTGGGGTTGCTGCCGCATGGCGGCGCGCTGGCCGTGGCGGGGCAGGGGTGGCAGCAGCCCGCCACGCGCAACACGCCCGCCAACCAGCAGCTGCGCCGCAAGGTGCAGGTGGTGTTCCAGGACCCGTTTTCGTCGCTCTCGCCGCGCCTCACCGTTGAAGAGATCGTGGGCGAAGGCCTCAAGGTGCACGAGGCGGCGCTGAGTGTGGCTGCCCGCCGCACCCGCGTGGAGGCCGCGCTGAACGAGGTGGGCCTGACCGAAGCGCAATACCCCGGCCTGCTGGCGCGCTACCCGCACGAGTTTTCGGGTGGCCAGCGCCAGCGCCTGGCCATTGCGCGCGCGCTCATCGTGCAGCCGCAGGTGCTGGTGCTCGACGAGCCCACCAGCGCGCTCGACGTCACCATTCAGCAGCAGGTGCTGGGCCTGCTGCAGCGCCTGCAGCGCGACAAGGGCCTGAGCTACCTGCTCATCACGCACGACGTGGATGTGATCCGCGCCATGGCGCACGACGTGCTGGTGATGAAAGACGGCGCCGTTGTCGAGCACGGCACCGTGGCCCAGGTGCTGGATGCGCCGCAGCACCCCTACACGCAGCGGCTGGTGGCGGCGGCCACGGTGCCAGAGGTTGCGACTGAATTTTAA
- a CDS encoding DNA-binding protein, with product MENAKNMFANRLRDAMKAAGYEPKPAVLEREFNTRYWGKPMTLHGVRRWLRGETLPTHEKLLVLAEWLGVPPQQLNFGDEIQRKVEQRRSRWDSGIGYQDRDIFEAFLKLPIPQRKLIREVILTFAKVHASGTDAGADPLSKPAPR from the coding sequence ATGGAAAACGCAAAGAACATGTTTGCGAACCGGTTACGTGACGCCATGAAGGCTGCGGGCTATGAGCCCAAGCCTGCGGTGCTGGAACGGGAGTTCAATACGCGCTACTGGGGCAAGCCCATGACGCTGCACGGCGTGCGCCGCTGGCTGCGCGGCGAAACGCTGCCCACGCACGAAAAACTGCTGGTGCTGGCCGAGTGGCTGGGCGTGCCACCGCAGCAGCTCAACTTTGGCGATGAAATCCAGCGCAAGGTGGAGCAGCGCCGCTCTCGTTGGGACAGCGGCATTGGCTACCAGGACAGGGATATTTTTGAGGCGTTCCTGAAACTGCCCATTCCCCAGCGCAAGCTGATCCGCGAGGTCATCCTGACCTTTGCCAAGGTGCATGCCAGCGGCACCGATGCGGGCGCAGACCCGCTCAGCAAACCGGCGCCGCGCTGA
- a CDS encoding DNA methyltransferase, translating into MPKSLLEQLPEIVANGRKQAEKILESLESRQRVRLQTREVVLPAKDSAAQDWVTQQRRSAQQEVFAPGQASLLSSAQAMLGAAPDAPAPAPWANRLIYGDNLLAMAALLAGDEDTPSLRGKVDLIYIDPPFDSKADYRTKVTLPGVELEQKPTVIEQFAYSDTWSDGTASYLAMITPRLILMRELLADTGSIYVHLDWHVGHYVKLVMDEVFGKGHFVNEIIVCYTGPTNQKSNFPRKHDTIYFYEKSATRHFDADAVRVDYKKSNKATGKTALTKRAEDDYLEMLDEQGKLIEDYWTDIRSGSHIPAADRSAAGNYDTAKDPRILERVIGASCPVGGIVADFNGGSGTTAAAAEKLGRRWITTDLGKPACMIMRKRLIDLEAKPFLYQAIGDYQVEAAKATLGRDFRIGDLSQIVLSLYGALPLPPEANPQRNLGQIAGVELNGRRGSKTLVLADSPNKLTGTATLKKAIAQRDNLLGGWDRVVVLGWNFEPSIGETITALNDSRLEVLVIPPDLMDRLKKKGGIDKLRGQVRFSSLQYLTVHPIERKASTSSARTDGMNEETLTVRLKNYVLLSPEAINLDDANRAKLQAVANAEPLALIEYWAVDPDYDGRVFRSVWQDYRGNTANDADALRVVTQATLSVPAHSGPRRVCVRVVDVFGFEAEVVAQVPAACAA; encoded by the coding sequence ATGCCCAAGTCCCTGCTCGAACAACTCCCCGAAATCGTCGCCAACGGGCGCAAGCAAGCCGAAAAAATCCTCGAAAGCCTGGAAAGCCGCCAGCGCGTGCGCCTGCAAACGCGCGAGGTGGTGCTGCCCGCCAAAGACAGCGCCGCGCAGGACTGGGTGACGCAGCAGCGGCGCAGCGCGCAGCAAGAGGTGTTTGCGCCGGGCCAAGCCAGCCTGCTGTCCAGCGCGCAGGCCATGCTGGGCGCCGCGCCCGATGCACCGGCCCCCGCACCCTGGGCCAACCGCCTGATCTACGGCGACAACCTGCTGGCCATGGCCGCGCTGCTGGCGGGCGATGAAGACACACCCAGCCTGCGCGGCAAGGTGGATTTGATCTACATCGACCCGCCGTTTGACAGCAAGGCCGACTACCGCACCAAGGTCACGCTACCGGGCGTGGAGCTGGAGCAAAAGCCCACGGTGATTGAGCAGTTCGCGTACTCCGACACCTGGAGCGATGGCACCGCGTCCTACCTGGCCATGATCACGCCGCGCCTGATCCTGATGCGGGAGCTGCTGGCGGATACCGGCTCGATTTATGTGCATCTGGATTGGCATGTGGGGCATTACGTCAAGCTGGTGATGGATGAGGTGTTTGGGAAGGGTCATTTTGTCAATGAAATCATCGTTTGCTACACAGGGCCGACAAACCAAAAAAGTAACTTCCCCCGAAAGCACGACACTATTTATTTTTACGAGAAATCTGCCACGCGTCACTTTGATGCAGATGCAGTGCGCGTGGACTATAAGAAATCAAACAAGGCCACGGGGAAAACAGCTCTTACAAAACGAGCCGAGGATGATTACCTCGAAATGCTTGATGAGCAGGGAAAGCTGATCGAGGACTACTGGACTGATATTCGAAGCGGGAGCCATATCCCAGCGGCTGATCGTTCGGCAGCTGGGAATTACGACACAGCAAAAGATCCGCGAATTTTGGAAAGAGTCATAGGGGCTTCTTGTCCGGTGGGCGGCATCGTTGCCGATTTCAACGGCGGCTCCGGCACCACCGCCGCAGCAGCCGAAAAACTCGGCCGCCGCTGGATCACCACCGACCTCGGCAAGCCCGCCTGCATGATCATGCGCAAGCGCCTGATCGACCTGGAGGCCAAGCCCTTCCTCTACCAAGCCATCGGCGACTACCAGGTCGAAGCCGCGAAGGCCACGCTCGGGCGCGACTTCCGCATTGGCGACCTGTCGCAAATCGTGCTGTCGCTCTACGGCGCGCTGCCCCTGCCGCCCGAGGCCAACCCGCAGCGCAACCTGGGCCAGATTGCGGGCGTGGAGCTGAACGGCCGGCGCGGCAGCAAAACGCTGGTGCTGGCCGATTCGCCCAACAAGCTCACCGGCACAGCCACGCTGAAAAAAGCCATCGCCCAGCGCGACAACCTGCTGGGCGGCTGGGACCGCGTGGTGGTGCTGGGCTGGAACTTTGAGCCCAGCATTGGCGAAACCATCACCGCGCTGAACGACAGCCGTCTGGAAGTGCTGGTGATTCCGCCCGACCTGATGGACCGTCTGAAAAAGAAGGGCGGCATCGACAAGCTGCGCGGGCAGGTGCGGTTTTCGTCGCTGCAATACCTGACGGTTCACCCGATCGAGCGCAAGGCTTCGACCAGCTCAGCCCGAACGGACGGCATGAACGAAGAAACCCTGACCGTGCGCCTGAAAAACTACGTGCTGCTCTCGCCCGAGGCCATCAACCTCGACGACGCCAACCGCGCCAAGCTGCAGGCCGTGGCCAACGCCGAGCCGCTGGCGCTGATCGAATACTGGGCGGTGGACCCGGATTACGACGGGCGCGTGTTCCGCTCGGTGTGGCAGGACTACCGGGGCAACACCGCCAACGATGCCGATGCGCTGCGCGTGGTCACGCAGGCCACTTTGAGCGTGCCCGCCCACAGCGGCCCACGCCGGGTGTGCGTGCGGGTGGTGGATGTGTTTGGGTTTGAGGCCGAGGTGGTGGCACAAGTGCCGGCTGCCTGCGCGGCGTAA
- a CDS encoding phosphoribosyltransferase, whose product MPATFHPPRTAWGAFPDVVIHATESAVKQHPAYKAAKSGNDDAATDLVVDTFSLDKTHVLEELLGGRAPTLVSAHAVEREGVNAIPEVFAELLGKVLDWPVDTGVVQVNVVGHTSAKGFWRMARQAEFQGPVKAGCEYVLVDDFVGMGGTLANLKGHIESNGGRVVAAVTLTGKPYSAKLTPLPQTLQALREKHGTELENWWIGHFAHTFDALTESEARYLARTEAADTIRDRIAEAEQAGDGAALS is encoded by the coding sequence ATGCCTGCCACCTTTCACCCACCTCGCACCGCATGGGGCGCGTTTCCTGATGTCGTGATTCACGCCACAGAATCTGCCGTCAAACAGCACCCGGCCTACAAAGCCGCGAAATCGGGTAACGACGATGCAGCCACAGATTTGGTTGTGGATACATTCAGTCTTGATAAAACGCATGTGCTGGAGGAATTGCTGGGAGGACGCGCACCGACATTGGTCAGTGCCCACGCCGTTGAGCGCGAAGGTGTCAATGCGATTCCTGAGGTTTTTGCGGAGCTGCTGGGAAAGGTGCTGGACTGGCCTGTGGATACAGGGGTTGTTCAGGTCAATGTGGTGGGGCATACCAGCGCCAAGGGTTTCTGGCGCATGGCCCGCCAAGCTGAATTCCAAGGCCCAGTGAAGGCCGGATGCGAATACGTGTTGGTTGATGACTTTGTGGGAATGGGTGGCACCTTGGCGAACTTGAAGGGCCATATCGAATCCAATGGCGGGCGTGTAGTGGCAGCGGTAACGCTGACAGGAAAGCCCTATTCGGCCAAATTGACGCCGCTGCCTCAAACTTTGCAAGCACTGAGGGAAAAACATGGAACAGAACTTGAAAACTGGTGGATCGGACATTTCGCTCACACCTTCGACGCGCTTACTGAATCAGAAGCTCGGTACCTCGCCCGAACCGAGGCGGCTGACACCATCCGAGATCGCATTGCTGAGGCAGAGCAAGCAGGAGATGGCGCAGCGCTTTCCTGA
- a CDS encoding DEAD/DEAH box helicase family protein — MTPTDNPLALSAALTAKTNQLALGLESGAADLLDLVTPTTAELLLWWFGQDMVDARGGLNFHAGQKQAILNAIVAHEVLGAGKASWTLKDLYQQVAPDALLAGTRLAEVSAGKHAHPKYCFKMATGTGKTWVLQALLIWQLLNKTAALAEGMDDARFTRQFMVVAPGLIVYERLLDAFC; from the coding sequence ATGACACCTACCGATAACCCCCTCGCCCTCTCCGCCGCACTCACGGCCAAAACCAACCAGTTGGCCCTGGGGCTTGAATCCGGCGCCGCCGATCTGCTGGACCTCGTCACCCCCACCACGGCCGAGCTGCTGCTGTGGTGGTTCGGCCAGGACATGGTGGACGCGCGCGGCGGGCTGAACTTTCATGCCGGGCAAAAGCAGGCCATCCTGAACGCCATCGTGGCGCACGAGGTGCTGGGCGCCGGGAAGGCAAGCTGGACGCTGAAAGACCTGTACCAGCAGGTGGCGCCCGATGCGCTGCTGGCGGGCACCCGGCTGGCCGAGGTGTCGGCGGGCAAACACGCGCACCCCAAATACTGCTTCAAGATGGCCACGGGCACGGGCAAGACCTGGGTGTTGCAGGCGCTCTTGATCTGGCAGTTGCTCAACAAGACGGCGGCGCTGGCCGAGGGCATGGACGACGCACGCTTTACCCGCCAGTTCATGGTGGTGGCGCCGGGGCTAATTGTTTACGAGCGGCTGCTGGATGCGTTTTGCTGA
- a CDS encoding DEAD/DEAH box helicase, with product MAQFADLFIPEAHRDAVFAFVRGNVCGKGEIGLKATGNGMIAITNWHLLVDGLAEGEVVDDVETVETPGAPLEPQQVVAAVLPLMPGRATGNSLDVLDRRYARGNVLEFLAALPELMVFNDEAHHIHEFKREGEVTEVEWQKSLTRIAETKGRRFVQVDFSATPYNDVGSGKNKKKLYFAHIVTDFDLKSAMRAGLVKSLVLDRRKEIGALPLEFKAERDEAGNPILSEGQRVMLRAGLQKLRKLEADFARIDPARHPKMLVVCEDTTVSPLVAQFLQEQEGLQADEVMTIDSGKKAELGEKDWAPVRERLFSVDRHATPRVIVSVLMLREGFDVNNICVIVPLRSSQAQILLEQTIGRGLRLMWRDAEYADLKRENRERINAGQEPANLIDVLSIVEHPAFQSFYDDLLKEGLAGTTGEGMDDTSSTGDVMAAELREGFEAFDFGIPFILREADELRDHAAIDVLALPAFTALSAHELRGLLGKGDTFISQDLQSATLFGDYRVDGAVMNVGGYNDYLARLTRRISQALSEPLPKGNKIATHLAKPYLQVNTADLTGWLDDYIWTRLFGAAFNPLEDENWRLLLLQPVVEHITKVFAVALLESEEQHTSGHTEVHARWISEVPRLMLREAHSVEVSKCIYTRLGWPARNGGLERSFIHWAQADSQVLAFCKISENRHHFARLRYVKDDGLPAFYSPDFLVRTASGIFLVETKAQQQAIHPNVQRKLKAAVAWVARINALAPEHRQGLPWHYVLLAENVVHEWQAKGAHLAELLDYARLRPLASAELQGWLL from the coding sequence ATGGCGCAGTTTGCCGACCTGTTCATCCCCGAGGCGCACCGCGATGCGGTGTTTGCCTTTGTGCGCGGCAACGTCTGTGGCAAGGGCGAGATTGGCCTGAAGGCTACGGGCAACGGCATGATCGCCATTACCAACTGGCACCTTTTGGTAGATGGGCTGGCTGAAGGCGAGGTGGTTGACGACGTGGAAACAGTGGAGACCCCAGGCGCGCCGCTGGAACCGCAGCAGGTGGTGGCCGCCGTGCTGCCGCTCATGCCGGGCCGCGCCACGGGCAACAGCCTGGACGTGCTGGACCGCCGCTATGCGCGCGGCAATGTGCTGGAGTTTCTGGCTGCGCTGCCCGAGCTGATGGTGTTCAACGACGAGGCACACCACATCCATGAGTTCAAGCGCGAAGGCGAGGTGACCGAGGTGGAGTGGCAAAAGAGCCTGACCCGCATTGCCGAAACCAAGGGCCGACGCTTTGTGCAGGTGGACTTTTCTGCCACGCCGTACAACGACGTGGGCAGTGGCAAGAACAAGAAGAAGCTGTACTTTGCGCACATCGTCACCGACTTTGACCTGAAGTCGGCCATGCGCGCGGGGCTGGTCAAGTCGTTGGTGCTGGACAGGCGCAAGGAAATTGGCGCGCTGCCGCTGGAGTTCAAGGCCGAGCGCGACGAGGCGGGCAACCCCATCTTGAGCGAGGGCCAGCGCGTGATGCTGCGCGCCGGGCTGCAAAAGCTGCGCAAGCTCGAAGCCGACTTCGCCCGTATCGACCCCGCCCGCCACCCCAAGATGCTGGTGGTGTGCGAGGACACGACGGTGTCGCCCCTGGTGGCGCAGTTTCTGCAAGAGCAGGAAGGCTTGCAGGCGGATGAGGTGATGACCATCGACTCGGGCAAAAAAGCCGAGCTGGGCGAGAAAGACTGGGCGCCCGTGCGCGAGCGCCTGTTCAGCGTGGACCGGCACGCCACGCCGCGCGTCATTGTCAGCGTGTTGATGCTGCGCGAGGGCTTTGACGTGAACAACATTTGCGTCATCGTGCCGCTGCGCAGCTCGCAAGCGCAAATTTTGCTGGAGCAGACCATTGGCCGGGGCCTGCGCCTGATGTGGCGCGATGCCGAATACGCCGACCTGAAGCGCGAAAACCGCGAGCGCATCAACGCCGGGCAAGAGCCTGCCAACCTGATCGACGTGCTGAGCATCGTCGAGCACCCGGCGTTTCAGTCGTTTTACGACGACTTGCTGAAAGAAGGCCTGGCGGGCACCACGGGCGAGGGCATGGACGACACCTCCAGCACGGGCGACGTGATGGCCGCCGAGCTGCGCGAGGGCTTTGAGGCATTTGACTTTGGCATCCCGTTCATCCTGCGCGAGGCCGATGAGCTGCGGGACCACGCCGCCATCGATGTGCTGGCGCTGCCCGCCTTCACCGCCCTGTCGGCGCACGAATTGCGCGGCCTGCTGGGCAAGGGCGACACCTTCATCTCGCAAGACCTGCAAAGCGCCACGTTGTTTGGCGACTACCGCGTGGATGGCGCAGTGATGAACGTGGGCGGCTACAACGACTATCTGGCGCGCCTGACGCGGCGCATCAGCCAGGCGCTGAGCGAGCCGCTGCCCAAAGGTAACAAAATTGCCACGCACCTGGCCAAACCCTATTTGCAAGTCAACACCGCCGATTTGACCGGCTGGCTGGACGACTACATCTGGACGCGGCTGTTTGGCGCCGCCTTCAACCCGCTTGAAGATGAAAACTGGCGCCTGTTGCTGCTGCAGCCGGTGGTGGAGCACATCACCAAGGTGTTTGCCGTGGCGCTGCTCGAATCCGAAGAGCAGCACACCAGCGGCCACACCGAGGTGCATGCGCGCTGGATCAGCGAGGTGCCGCGCCTGATGCTGCGCGAGGCCCATTCGGTAGAAGTCAGCAAGTGCATCTACACCCGCCTGGGCTGGCCCGCGCGCAATGGCGGGCTGGAGCGCAGTTTCATCCACTGGGCGCAGGCCGATAGCCAGGTGCTGGCGTTTTGCAAGATCAGCGAAAACCGCCACCACTTTGCCCGCCTGCGTTATGTGAAGGACGACGGCTTGCCCGCGTTTTACAGCCCCGATTTTCTGGTGCGCACGGCCAGCGGCATTTTTCTGGTGGAAACCAAGGCGCAGCAGCAGGCCATTCACCCCAATGTGCAGCGCAAGTTGAAAGCCGCCGTGGCTTGGGTAGCGCGCATCAACGCCCTGGCGCCAGAACACCGGCAAGGCCTGCCCTGGCATTACGTGCTGCTGGCCGAGAACGTGGTGCACGAGTGGCAGGCCAAGGGCGCGCACCTGGCCGAGCTGCTGGATTACGCCCGGCTGCGGCCGCTGGCCAGTGCAGAGCTGCAGGGGTGGTTGCTGTAG